The DNA segment CTGCCTCcagcgggccgggccggggcggggcggtaGTGAAATCCCCTCATCTTTTCGTGCTTCCGGCTAGTGACTCAGCGGGCTGTGCTCGGCGCTACTATAAATACTGGATGTGCGGCCGGGGCTGGCACTTCGAGCTGCCGAGCCAGCACCACCAGCCTAGCCCAGCATGACGCTGctgcccctggccctgctggccgcGCTCCTGGCCGCCGGCCGCGCCGGTGAGTCCGCGCCGCGCTCCGGATTGACGCACGCTTTGCCTTtctgcttctcctgctcctcGCTCTCTTGTCGTTTCTCTGATGTCTATGGGTGCCAGGTCCCCCTGGCCTGTGAGGGATGCTCTCCCCTTCTGACGGGGGTTATTGCTGGCAGCAGACACGAGGCGAATTCGGGCGGTTTTAAAGCAGCTCCCTGGTAGCCCAGGGATTCCCGTGGATGGATGGTCGCTGTGATGCCTTCGTGGTCAGCGTTAAGCTCCGGGGTTCTCATTGTCTGAAGTCCTGGGAAGGTGGGAGTGTATTGCAGAGATGCTAACCCGAGCTCTGGTTCTCCCGCAGCCAACCCTTGCTGCTCGAACCCCTGCCAGAACAGAGGCGTCTGCATGACCACTGGGCCAGATCGCTACGAGTGCGACTGCACCAGGACAGGCTTCTACGGGCAGAACTGCACCACACGTGAGTATCCCACACCTCTCTCCTTGGAAATTAAACGCGTGGCCCAATTCCAGCATTGCAGGTTACCTCCATAAGCTAATTAATAATAACCTTCCCATTGTCTTTTGCAGCGGAATTCTTCACATGGTTGAAGCTAGCACTGAAACCATCACCAAACACTGTCCACTACATCCTCACCCACTTCCAGGGAGTCTGGAATATCATCAACAACATTCCCTTCCTAAGGGACACTATTATGAGATATGTACTAACATGTAAGTGTGAATTGTCTCTTCCAGTCCTCCTAAAGCTTACTCCAGAATATTGCACTGAATTATCTGTTTACAAACCAAGCAGCCTAAATTGCACTGAAGTTAAAACACCAAAATTTAAGACTTCTGCGTGATGCAGGCTTGTATGAAACATGCTGAAGTGCAGCTTAATTCTGCTTTCTACAAGAGTCCAGGATTTTGCGGACATGAACTTGGCACCCAATTGCTTATGTTAATAGTGAGATCCAGCTGATCAGCCAGGATCTAGTCCTGTTATTCAGTAACTGTAATCATATTTAACATCAGTAACTGATATGTGTGGAATTTACAACTGCTGCCAAATATATGCAAAAGATCTGGCtttatgattattttttaagaCTAAAATGTACAGTTAAAAATaaccaaatatttatttgtctTTCAGCAAGGTCACACTTGATTGACAGCCCACCAACTTACAACAGTGACTACAATTACAAAAGCTGGGAAGCTTATTCCAATCTTTCCTACTACACAAGAAGCCTTCCACCAGTAGGACTTGACTGCCCAACACCAATGGGTGTTAAAGGTGAGGAATAAACCAGACACGTAATGATTGCTTGGTCCTTTCTATGAGGAAAAATTAAGTAGTAGTTCCTATGAGACATGCTTGTCTGTAGCCATTTTTCAGTGTAGTTGGCTTTAGAAATAACCATGTTTTGGACATATTGTTTGAAGATCTAAAAGATATTATTCTGGTTCTTGCTATTGAGTTATATGGTAAAAGCAGagaatttagaaatttctaatAAAATCAGAACGTGAGCATAGAAGAGTAGATAATTCCCCTTGTTTGTATGCTGCTGTCATTATATTCCACTGAAAGTCTTAAGCCTTTTTGTTAGGAATAAACTTCAGTATGGCATAAAGTGTTGCCTTGAGTATCTCACTGTCTGTTTCTCCCACAGGAAAGAAAGAGCTCCCAGATTCCAAGCTGATCGTGGAGAAATTTTTGCTGAGGAGAAAGTTTATTCCCGACCCGCAAGGCACAAACGTGATGTTCACCTTCTTTGCCCAGCACTTCACCCACCAGTTCTTCAAGACGGACCAGAAGCGGGGCCCTGCCTTCACCAGAGCTCTCGGCCACGGGGTATGGTCACGGCTGGGGACATGGCTCGTGCTCttggggagctgctgagcacctggAATGGCCGGAATGGCATCCTGCAGGTTGCCAGGGGACACAAACACCTGTGCACACACTGTGCCACAATCCCGTGGGAGTACCCCTTCTGTAACTGCTCCTCAGGCCAAATTCCAGTGTTCAGCAGCGTCTCTTCTCGGGTCGGAACTGCGTGCTCTGCACAAGTGGTTCTGTTTAAAATATCTGCCTAGTGATCTCTTATTGTTCCCAAAAATCTGCTTTCACCTAAAGCATGTTAGATATAGTAAATATCCAAAATTTCTCTGGACTCTGTCAGTTCCAAACTGCTGTACCCAGCACTTAAGTATTGCTTATGTACTGCCAATAGCGTTAGTTTAAAAAGAACTTCAAAAGCAGACTTGGATTTAAGATCTTTACCTATAAGATAGACATCCTTTGGACAAAGAGTTCTTCACTATAAGTGTCACTCTTATGTCCAAACCAAAGCTATAtattgtgtgtatatatagaaAGCTGTAAGCATAACAAAAAATTGCTGACACTTTAAACAGAGTCCTTTTATATTGCTGATGTAACCACCTCCTCTTATGCAGAGATAGCTCCAGTTGCCAGGAAATAATTTGGCTTCATCTTAAATATCGGTGCATGATACTTATAAAGTAGCGGTAATATAATTAAAAGGTAAACATCTAGGGGGTGAACTCTTATTGGTATCCATAGAAGAGGGACTTATCCTAAAATAGCAAAAAATGCAGGTTGGCTTCATGTCccaaatacttttattttataGGTTGACTTGAACCACATTTATGGAGAGACTCTGGAGAGACAACTTAAACTGAGGCTCCGAAAGGATGGAAAGCTAAAATACCAGGTATGTCTTAGCTCAGAATTCCTCCCTTCTTACTGGATGGCATAGATTTCCTAAATTAGTGCTGTGTGAATGGTGTAGGTGATCTAAAGTGTGAGTCAGAGCTGAGAGAGTGGACAGAACTTAACCCCAGTATCGTAGCTCACAGCTCCTGTTGTTTCCGCCTTGCACAGATGATCAACGGAGAAATGTACCCGCCGACGGTGCGGGACACGCAGGCAGAGATGCTGTACCCGCCCCACGTGCCCGAGCACCTGCGGTTCTCCGTGGGGCAGGAGGTGTTCGGGCTGGTGCCGGGGCTGATGATGTACGCCACCATCTGGCTGCGCGAGCACAACCGCGTCTGCGACGTGCTCAAGCACCAGCACCCCGAGTGGGACGACGAGCAGCTCTTCCAGACCGCCCGGCTCGTTCTGATCGGTGAGAGCCCCGCTGCTAGTGCAGCTCCAGTTCGAGCCTGCGTGGCTGCAGTGAGGGGGAAGCTATCCCGTAAATTGGGGTGCGAGTGGCTCCTTCGTGGCCTGTCGCTGGGGTTGTGTTGGGGTGCGGCTTCCCCCCAGCTCTGCTAAAGATGGAACTGAAGAAAAACTCAGGGGCAGTCAATTCCTTCATCTGAAGGAAGCAGAACTGAAAGCAGTGAAAAGACAGGAAGCTCAGGTTCCTTTCTCAGAGAAAGCCTTTGAGGGTGGATGACCTCAGGCGCCCTGatctggggttttgttttggttttttcccctaggGTTGGGTCAGCTCAGGTATGCTTTAAAAGAAAGGCTGTGATTAAGTCTAAAGTTCAGAAGGTTATGTAAAATGTAACTCTGCATAGTTCTCCTGTCTAATTGTGTGCCCAGTGATATTTCATCTTATGTAAAGGGTCATATGCTCCAAGCTGGAAAAGTCTTGCCCCAACTGAAACCAGAAACCGAGACGATTTTATTGTATAGTTCAGAAGCTGAGATTTGCTTTCAGACATCAACTTTCTTCATTATCCTCTCCCTCTGTCCTAGAGATGTTGTATAACTGAACATAGTGTAAATACTGGTGTGTGCTGTTCTTTGGAGGGTGCCAGGAATTGTGTTTTGGGAGGGGGAAAACAGGCTGTAGAAAATACCTCACTACCCACAGCCAAGAACTCTTGGGATCTGAAGTACTGTTCCACCCCTTAGTCATATAAAATACATGAATTGTTTTCTAGGAGAGATAACAGAAAAGTGTTTGTTGTCCTGACCACTGTAGTATATTTTAGAACAGTTCAGAAATGGTGTTTTCCCTGCCACTGAGGAGAAGCAGTGCCAACATTCTCTCCTGTTCCTTTGTCCAACAGGAGAGACAATCAAGATCGTTATAGAGGACTATGTGCAGCACCTGAGTGGGTACCACTTCAAGCTGAAGTttgaccctgagctgctgttcAACCAGAGGTTCCAGTACCAGAACCGCATCGCAGCCGAGTTCAACACCCTGTACCACTGGCACCCGCTGCTGCCTGATACCTTCCAGATCCATGACCAGGAGTACACCTTCCAGCAGTTCCTCTACAACAACTCCATCATGCTGGAGCATGGACTATCCCATATGGTCAAATCTTTCTCCAAGCAAAGTGCTGGCAGGGTAGGTCCTTCCTCAAGTTGATGGTGAGCTAGAGGCATGAGCCTCTGGGGGTGGGACAAGGGAATGGGATAAAGCTATTTAAAACTAATCACTGCAAAGGCACAACTTCCTCATGGCTCATATCAGGAGATCTTATAGCTTTTCCTCTTTCATCTACAGGTTGCTGGTGGGAAGAATGTTCCTGCTGCAGTACAGAAAGTGGCAAAGGCCTCCATTGACCAAAGCAGGCAGATGAGGTACCAGTCCTTGAATGAGTACAGGAAACGCTTCATGCTGAAACCGTTCCGATCCTTCGAAGAGCTTACAGGTAACAGCCCTCATCCTTCCCAGCAAATCAGAGACATTGCCTTAAAATGCCCACAGAGTCCTGCAGTGTCATTGCTGGGCTTGATCAGGACAGTCTTGCACAGAAAATGGGGTTTTTCCACTTACAGTTTTTACTcgttgcaggagaaaaagagatgGCAgcggagctggaggagctgtaCGGGGACATTGATGCCATGGAGCTGTACCCAGGCCTGCTGGTGGAGAAGCCCCGGCCCGGGGCCATCTTTGGCGAGACCATGGTGGAGAtgggggctcccttctccctgaaggGGCTGATGGGCAACGCCATCTGCTCCCCTGAGTACTGGAAGCCCAGCACCTTCGGGGGCAAGGTGGGCTTCGACATCGTCAACACGGCCTCCCTGCAGAAGCTCATCTGCAACAACGTCAAGGGCTGTCCCTTCACTGCCTTCCACATCCTGCCTCCCGAGCCCACCGAGGCCACGATTAACGTTAGTACCTCAAAAACTGCCATGGAAGATATCAACCCCACGCTCCTGCTGAAAGAGCGCTCTGCCGAGCTGTAGAAACCCAGCTATCcctctatttatttatttaactgtgttatttattctatttatggcttagtatttaaaaaaacaacttgaGCATCTTCATTGTGGGGGTTGCCTTAAATTCCTTACTGAGGTAAGGCTTCCATTTACAAAAGggattttctgtgtttcagcTTGATAGTGGTGAATCCCTTGTTTAAAATCTTCTGTAACAGAATGATGTATTCCAAAGTGGATAATGGTTCCAACGTCTTTTTACTATTGTTTTAATACTTGATGAAGGGGGATGGTGGTGATTCTGTCTGGCAGTTTTCATAGGTCACATAACACTACAAAAGCAACCTTTTTTCTCAGCAAGTTGAAAGCAGCTATTGACCTAAAAGTACAAGAAAAAATATGACTTTATGAAAACTGCCAGAAGAGATTATGTATTTCATATGAGCACTCAAAaattaacagagaaaaatactTGAGACTTACTTCTTTATGTAAGGTCAGAAAATGCATTGCATTTTTTGTTGATACTACCTCTCCCTCATTGCAGAGATGGCACTTTGTATCATAACTTAACGTCTCTTATGTACAAATCCACTTCTGGATTTAGATGAAAGTAAATTTTgtacaactttttaaaaatatgtttttaatgttttaaatatttaaagtaatttttttacaagttttaaaaaaaatattgttaatgttttaaatatttaagaaaatagTACTTTTCCTGGATTCTACTTCTTTTTGAAGGAAGTGTGACAGATGTATGTGTTGTGTAAAGGGGTGAGAATGAGGTACTGAGCTTAGCAGTAACCAACTCTCAGGCTGCAATACAAGTCTGCTTGCATTTGGATAGGGATGTTTTTATTATGTAACTCTGGAGAGGTCTTAAACTTGGCCCAAGGCACTGGGATTCTTTTCATAGCTGTAGTTCTCTGGTCTACTTGATAATGTAATTTTTATGTCTGTTACTCTAAGGACAGAAGGGCAGTATAGCTGGAGTTCAGGTATGCTGTGCTCCCAAAAACACAAGAGATTCAGCAGCActtccaggcacaggaggtagCTCTGCCTCTGTGCACAAGCTGTACATATAATTTGTACTTCTATTTattgtggggggggggggaggagggataatgttttatttataatttataatttaatttataaacAGAGTTATTTTAAGTAAGTGGCTTAAGCTTCTTTAAAACTGGCCAGCACAAAATCTCCTAGACATATTTGTCCTAATCCAGCAGTAAAATATCTAGTCTCATCTGGGCACATAGGTTGCACAGGATCTTGTATAGGACTTCAGACTTTGCATGTAAGGGtatctttttttaatttctagaGAGGAAATATAGAAGATGATCTTCCCATAAAAGCAGCTGGGGAActatagggaaaaagaaaatgtcactTCAGACTGGAGTAGAGCAGCAACCGGGTATTCTGTGCCCCTGCCCAAAATTACTTGACTACTTGTGGAAAAGGACTTGAGTTTTCTATTTCATCTGAACTCTGAAGCACTTGTAGAGGCTTGTGCATTGTaccagctctggcagcagtgTAGTTTGTGTGTGGCTTCTGTTT comes from the Passer domesticus isolate bPasDom1 chromosome 7, bPasDom1.hap1, whole genome shotgun sequence genome and includes:
- the PTGS2 gene encoding prostaglandin G/H synthase 2 isoform X1 gives rise to the protein MTLLPLALLAALLAAGRAANPCCSNPCQNRGVCMTTGPDRYECDCTRTGFYGQNCTTPEFFTWLKLALKPSPNTVHYILTHFQGVWNIINNIPFLRDTIMRYVLTSRSHLIDSPPTYNSDYNYKSWEAYSNLSYYTRSLPPVGLDCPTPMGVKGKKELPDSKLIVEKFLLRRKFIPDPQGTNVMFTFFAQHFTHQFFKTDQKRGPAFTRALGHGVDLNHIYGETLERQLKLRLRKDGKLKYQMINGEMYPPTVRDTQAEMLYPPHVPEHLRFSVGQEVFGLVPGLMMYATIWLREHNRVCDVLKHQHPEWDDEQLFQTARLVLIGETIKIVIEDYVQHLSGYHFKLKFDPELLFNQRFQYQNRIAAEFNTLYHWHPLLPDTFQIHDQEYTFQQFLYNNSIMLEHGLSHMVKSFSKQSAGRVAGGKNVPAAVQKVAKASIDQSRQMRYQSLNEYRKRFMLKPFRSFEELTGEKEMAAELEELYGDIDAMELYPGLLVEKPRPGAIFGETMVEMGAPFSLKGLMGNAICSPEYWKPSTFGGKVGFDIVNTASLQKLICNNVKGCPFTAFHILPPEPTEATINVSTSKTAMEDINPTLLLKERSAEL
- the PTGS2 gene encoding prostaglandin G/H synthase 2 isoform X2, with the protein product MTTGPDRYECDCTRTGFYGQNCTTPEFFTWLKLALKPSPNTVHYILTHFQGVWNIINNIPFLRDTIMRYVLTSRSHLIDSPPTYNSDYNYKSWEAYSNLSYYTRSLPPVGLDCPTPMGVKGKKELPDSKLIVEKFLLRRKFIPDPQGTNVMFTFFAQHFTHQFFKTDQKRGPAFTRALGHGVDLNHIYGETLERQLKLRLRKDGKLKYQMINGEMYPPTVRDTQAEMLYPPHVPEHLRFSVGQEVFGLVPGLMMYATIWLREHNRVCDVLKHQHPEWDDEQLFQTARLVLIGETIKIVIEDYVQHLSGYHFKLKFDPELLFNQRFQYQNRIAAEFNTLYHWHPLLPDTFQIHDQEYTFQQFLYNNSIMLEHGLSHMVKSFSKQSAGRVAGGKNVPAAVQKVAKASIDQSRQMRYQSLNEYRKRFMLKPFRSFEELTGEKEMAAELEELYGDIDAMELYPGLLVEKPRPGAIFGETMVEMGAPFSLKGLMGNAICSPEYWKPSTFGGKVGFDIVNTASLQKLICNNVKGCPFTAFHILPPEPTEATINVSTSKTAMEDINPTLLLKERSAEL